The Thermomicrobiales bacterium genome contains the following window.
CCGCGTCGTCGCCTTTCCCGGACACGATCTTCTGTCGCTCGAGGACATGCTCGATCGCCGACACCTCGTCGCGCAGCTTGGCCGCGCGCTCGAAGTCGAGGTTCTCGGCCGCTTGCTCCATCCGCTGTCGAAGCTCGGGCACGAGCTCCTCGCCGCGGCCTTGCAGAAAGAGCGCCGCGCCGTCGACCGCAGCGGCGTATTCCTTCGGGTCGGCAGCGCCGATACACGGACCAAGGCAACGACCCATGTGGAAATAGAGACACGGCCGGGGTGCGTCTCCGGTAATGACGATGTCACACGGTCGATATGGGAACAATCGGTTGAGCAAGTCGAGCGTGCGGTGGACCGATCCGGCCGAGGTGTAGGGACCGAAATACCGGCCGCCGTCCTGGACGATCCGGCGTGTCGCGATAACACGGGGCCATTCCTCGTTCGTGATCTTGATATACGGGTAGGTTTTGTTGTCTTTCAGCCGGACGTTGTAGCGTGGCTGATACCGCTTGATCAGCTCGTTCTCGAGGATCAGCGCTTCGCTGGCAGTGTCGGTTCGGATGACATCGAAGTCGACGATATGGCTGACCAGCTCGCGCGTCTTCGGATCCGGCGGCCGGCTCTCCTGAAAATACGAGCGCACACGATTTCGCAACGCGGCGGCCTTACCGACGTAGATCACGTCGCCCGCAACGTTCTTCATCAAGTAAACGCCGGGTCCGGTTGAGAGAACTGACAATCGGTCAGAGAATCGCGTGCCCATGACCTAATTGTACTGTCGGAGGCCAGCCCTCGCGTGAATGAGCCCTTGACCATATGTCACTGTCCGGGCATACTGTACGTACACCTCGCTTCGCGTGCGGTCTCGTCACCAATCCGGGTTCGCTACACTTACCTGCTCGGGATCGCCCACGGAATGTGAGAGAAGGCCAGACACAGAATGCAAAGCCGCGAGATACGACAACGTTTTGTTGAGTTCTTCGCCGAGCGGGGACACCTCCACGTGTCCTCGTCCCCGCTGATCCCACGTAACGACCCAACCGTTCTACTGACCACCGCCGGCATGCAGCAGATGACTCCCTACTTCCTCGGACTCGAGCAGCCGCCCGCCAACCGCATGACATCGGTTCAGAAATGCTTTCGGACTGTCGATATCGACGACGTCGGAGACGAGCGGCACGCCACCTTCTTTGAAATGCTCGGCAACTTCTCGGTCGGCAACTATTTCAAGCGGGAGGCGATCCGCTACGCCTGGGATCTGCTAACCGTCAGTTACGGAATTCCCGCAGAACGGCTTCAGGTAACGATCCACCCGGACGACGACGAGGCTCGCCAACTCTGGATGGACGAGGTTGGGTTGGCGCCAGAGCGCATCCACGAAGACCCGACGAATATCTGGGGGCCGGTCGGCGAAACCGGTCCCTGCGGACCCGACAGCGAGCTCCACGTCGACCGGGGCGCGCAGTATGGATGCGGAGAACCAGACTGCGGCCCGAACTGTCCCCGCTGCGACCGGTGGATGGAGCTCTGGAATCTCGTCTTCATGGGCCAGTTCAAAGAGGCTGACGGCTCGTTCCGCGAGCTCGAGCGCAAGAATATCGACACCGGCATGGGCCTTGAGCGCATCTCGATGATTCTGCAGAACGCGCCAACCATGTACGAGACTGATCTGCACCAGCCGATGATCCTTCGCGCGGCCGAAATCGCTGGCGTGACCTACGGCGCGGATCCAACCATCGACCGTTCTCTGCGCGTCATCAGCGACCACGTCCGTGGAGCCACATTTCTGATTATGGACGGCGTGCTGCCCGGCAACGAAGGGCGGGGCTACGTGCTGCGTCGCATCCTTCGGCGCGCAGTCCGCCACGCCCGCGCGGTGGGTATCGAACGACCGTTTCTCGTCACGATCGTCGATGTCGTCATCGACCGGTTCGGCGGCTATCACCCGGATATGATCACGCGGGCCGGCACGATCCGCCGTATCGTCGAGAACGAGGAGCAATCGTTTTCGAGAACGCTGGCTACAGGCATGGCCCGATTCGCCGAGCTCGTCGATGCACTCCGCGCTGCGGGCGGCTCGACTATCTCCGGCGAGGATGCTTTCCGGCTCTATGACACGTACGGGTTCCCCTACGAGCTGACCACCGAGCTGGCGGCCGACGTGGGTGTCGCCGTCGACGCCGAAGGCTTCGCCGTCGCGCTCGAGCAGTCACGAGCGCGCAGCCGCCAGCACGTCGCGAACTTTGCCGACACAGCCCGGGACCGTAACCAACTGTATGCGCGCCTTCAGCCGGTCGAGTTCCTGGGCTATGGGTCCACGAGCGCAGAGGCCGCCGTCGCGGAGATCGTCAGCGCCGATGCGCTCGTCGAGCAACTCGACGCCGGGCAGCCGGGCGAGCTTGTCCTCGATCGCACGCCGTTTTACGGTGAATCCGGGGGCCAGGTAGGTGATACCGGCGTCATTACGACCGAGACAGGCGTCTTCCAGGTTCACGACACCCAACGCCCAACACCCACCGTCATCGTCCATCGCGGCGAGGTGAGTGAGGGATTTATCCAGCGGGGCCAGGTCGCGTTGGCCGCCATCGACGCTGAGCGTCGCGACGCGATCCGTCGCAACCACACCGCCACCCACGTCCTGCATCGGGCACTGCGGATGATTCTCGGTGAAGACACCTATCAGGCGGGTTCGCTCGTCGCGCCCGACCGTCTGCGCTTCGATTTCACAAGCGCTGCGCCACTCGGGCCCGATGGAATCCAACGCGCGACCGAAATCGCCAACACCGTGCTGCTGCGCGACGACGACGTCACCACCGACGTCATGTCCTACGACGATGCGGTGGCCAGGGGAGCGATGGCGCTCTTCGGTGAAAAGTACGGCGATCTCGTGCGAATGGTCTCGATCGGCGAATTTTCTCGCGAGCTGTGTGGCGGCACCCATGTGCGCCACGCTGCCGAGATCGGCCCGATCGTCATCCTGAGCGAGTCATCGATCGGTTCGGGCGTCCGGCGCATTGAAGCGCTCACCGGCCGTGCCGCGCTTGAGTATCTACAGCGACTCCAGCTTATCGCGACCGATGCCGCGCGAACGCTCCACATTCCTGTCGAGGAGCTCGCCGAGGGGCTCCGGTCGTTGCAATCCAGTGTTCGCGACCTCGATCGCACCATCGATCAGTTGCGCCTGTCGTTAGCGACATCGGATGTCGAGAGCATTGTCGACACGGCAGTTGAAGTCAGTGGTGTGACGGTTCTGGCAACCAGGGTCGTCGCCGGCGATCGCGACACGATGTTGCAGATCGGGGACCGGCTCCGCGACAAGCTGCGCTCGGGCGTCATCGTCCTCGGCAGCGAGATCGACGACAAGCCGGCACTCGTGGCGATGGTGACAAGAGACCTGACTGCTCGTGGCGTTAGCGCGGGCAAGCTGATCCAGGAATTGGCGCCGATCATCGGCGGCCGCGGTGGTGGCCGGCCCGAACTGGCCAACGGCGGTGGAACTGACGCCACCAGGCTGGACGAGGCGCTCGGCGCGGTTGAATCGGCGGTCTCGCGCCAGCTTGGTGGGTAGATCCGACGCGCCCCGAGCGCGTCGCTGATCTTCGTTGCCGGGTGGCGGACCCAGGATAAGGAAGTGCAATGGCTACCCGGCAAACCGACTACTTCACCATCTCGCGACCGAATGACCTCGATGCGCTCGAGGAGCAACTAGCGAAATCCGAACTCGCCGAGATCATCGTCGACATCCCCGATGGCGCGACAACGCTCTTCACCGCCCGCGAGTTCCGACGTCTTGCCGCAGCAGCCCAGGCGGCCGGCGTTGTCGTCCGCGTGGCGACCGAGGATCCCCTGCGGCGCGAGTTGGCATGGATCATCGGGCTGCCGCTCGTCGACCCGATTGACCATCGCCCGTCGGCATCAGACACACGACCTGCTGATTTGCCGGCCGAGTCGCCGGCCGAACCGAGCGCCGACGCTCCCACCAGCCGGATCGATCTTCCGCCAGCAACTGACACAGCGCCTACAGCAAGCGTCCCGCTGACTCCATGGCGCGGCCTCGACACCGTCGCGCCTGTCGACGAAGACGAGATGGGAGACGACTCGTACTCATTCGTGATCACTCCACCCGGCAGACACCATCCAGTCCAGACGGAGGATCTCGACGCGTCGTGGGCTGCCTGGTCTTCGCGACAATTCGACCCGGCGCATGAGATCGCGCCAGCCCACCGCCGTTCCTCGCGACACGGTCGGCGCGCCGCGGTTTCGATTCTCATTCTGCTCACTATCCTTGTCGCCCTGCTCGTCGCGGTCGCTCCGTCCGCAACAATCGCCGTTACCCCACGTATCGATGCCGTTGAAGCCCGCGTCACAGTTGGCCTCGATCAGCCAGGCCGATCTTTTGATGTACACGTCGCGCCCGCCGCGATCGGCGCGACAGTAACGGCGAGCGCCAGCATTCCGACGACCGGGGAGCGCTTCATCCCCGACGCGGCTGCGACCGGATCTCTCCTGCTGACCAATCCAAGGCTTACTCCGGTCCACATCGAAGCAGGCGCTATCGCAACCGACGCCAGCGGCGGCGAATATGCGACAACGACGGACATCACCGTTCCACCAGCGGATCCGTATGGATCAATGACATTCGGCAGCGCCACTGCGCCAATCCGCGCCGTCGCCCCGGGCGCGGAGGGAAATGCCGACGCGGAGACAATCTACGGACAATGGGACAACGGAATCTTCTTCACCAACCGCGACCCGATTACCGGCGGAACGATGAAACGGATCGCGACGGTGAGCGATGCCGACCGAGCATCGTTGGAGAAGACCGTCCGTGGAGACCTTGATGCTCGTTCCAGCACAACCCTGGACGGCCTCGTTCCCGTCGGAGCGACGCTACTCGAGGGCAGCATGCAACGCGGGGAGGCAACCCTTCGCTTCGACCATGCGGCCGGCGACGACGCGACAACACTCCATCTCGAAGCGTCGTTGCCCGTGTCGGGACAAGTCTTCGACCCCGAGGCGATGAAGACGCAGGCCACGGCGGAGGCGACGCGTCGCCTCTCCGATCTGGCGGGTGATGCGAAGATCGTCGCCGGATCGATCGTAGTTGGCGCGTCTCAGCCACTCGGCGCAACTGCTGGAGATGGCTTCTCCGTCACCGCGACGGCACAAGCAGCGCAACCGATTGACGCATCCACGCTAGACGAGCTTCGCGCAGACGCGAGCGGCAAGCGCGTCTCTGACATCACATCCGCCGCCAAGCAGATTCCTGGCGTTCAAACGGCTGAGGTGGACCGACGATACAGTGGATTCTGGGGCAGGATGCCATTGTTGCGGTCTCGGATCATGATCGAGGTGCAAGGTGCCGAAACGACCGTACCGACGGAAACCACGCCGACCGGGCGCTAAGCTCATTGGCCTCGACCTCGGCGAACGTCGGATCGGGGTTGCCATCTCCGACGACACTGGCGTTATCGCCAGTCCGGATCGCATCATCGACTTGCGGCACGGGTCATTGCACGACATCGCGGCGCTCGTCGTCGATGTCAACGCCACTGGCATCGTCGTCGGCTTGCCGAAGGGCATGCTCGGCGATGAGGGTCATCAGGCCCGCGCGGCTCGCGATCAGGCCGCCGAGCTCGAGCAGCTCGTCACAACGCCGATCATCTTCTGGGACGAAAGGCTCACCAGCGCGATTGCAGATCGCGCATTAGAGCAGAGCGGTATGCGATCGCGCGAACGTCGGGACAAACGCGACGCCATCGCTGCGGCGATCATGCTGCAAAGCTATCTTGACGCGAATCCGCTGGTCTCTGACGAATGAACAACAGCCAGATAACTTCGGCGCGTCTGCATCCGATGAGTCGACGTTGACCAGATTTTTCATTGGCACCTATAATGACGGCTCAGGCATGTCGATCGACACACGGTGAAACGAGGCGGACGAGGTATGAAGCTGATTATCGCGGTTGTCCAGAACGAGGATGCCGACGCGGTTGTCGATGCTCTCCTTGAAAACGACTTTCGCGCCACCCGGCTGGCCTCAACCGGTGGGTTCCTTCGCCGTGGTAACACGACGATCATGATCGGCGTCCAGGACGAGCAGGTCGATCACGTTCTCGACCTCATTCGCCAGGAGGCCCGCAGCCGATCGCAGGCACAGGGAGCAGGCGAAATACAGACTGCGGCCGCGACCGTGTTCGTCCTCGATCTCGAAGAGTATCAGCGTCTCTGATCGGAATCCGGCTCAGATGAAGCTTTGGATCGTGTCGGATTGCTCGCCGCCATCAGGGGGTGTGCATGATTTCGCGGCCCCACGTGTTCAGCCGGCGGCGTCCGATCCATCCCATCGCGCTCCGGGGCATCCCGGTCCGCGCATCACCGGGCTGGATAACGATTGTCGTCGTTCTGACGATCATCTCGGCCGACCTCCTCGCGCCTGACGGGCTGCGCCAGCTTCGTCACGTCGGATTCACCGCGGCAATCGTCGCCGGCGCCATTATGTCCTTGATCATCCACGAACTGGCCCATGATGCCGTCGCGCGCCGGCGAGGCATGCATCTCCGCGCGATCATTCTGTCGTCCTTCGGGGCGCTGACCGACGATGCGTATCGACCCGAGAACCCGGCTAACGAGGTCCGCGTGGCAGCAGCCGGCCCGGCCGCCAGTGGCATCCTGGCAATTGTGCTTGGCGCTTGCTCGTGGATCGTCCCAGGATCCACCTTCGCCGGGGAAGCTTTCAGGACTCTCGCACTGATCAACACCTCGCTCGCTATCCTCACGTTGCTACCCGCCTATCCACTCGATGGCGGACGAATCCTGCGCGCCTTCCTTTGGTATGTCTCGGGCGATCTGATCCTTGCAACACGAGCCGTCGGTCTGTATGGCCGGGCCATCGGTTTCGGCATCGTCCTCGCCGGCCTCCTCATGCTGGCACTCAACGGGACCTGGTCAGTGGCGGCGGTATGGCTCCTCTTCGCCTACTGGTCAATCAGCCAGGCCGCGCGCGAAGGCTTCACCCGGACGCTCATCCGTGAGGGCGGACGCCAGGTCACGGCAGACGAAGCCGGCCTGACCGCTAGCCGCCGTATCGCCGCCGACCGAACGATCGACGCAGCGCTCGACGAGATTCTCCAATCCACCACGAGTGGTCCATTACTCGTCCAGCGCGACGGTGACGTGATCGGGCTGGTCTCGCTGGCGGAGATCCAACGGATCCCACGGGCAACCTGGGATGTCGTTACCGTCGGCGAAATCGCGTCGTCGCTCGATGACATCCCGCGGGTTGGACAGGACACCTCGTTGGTGGACATCCTGGATCTGGTAGACGCCTCGACAGGCCACGTCGCGCTCCTCGTCGTCGGGGGACGTATCGTCGGCGCAGTCACTCGCCAGCTGATTTACGAGCGTATTCGCGAACACCTCCGGGCCCCGCGCGACGACCATATGCGCCGTAATTCCCGATAGCCGCGACCCCATCAGACGTCGCTCATTCTCTTGTGTACGTACATCTCGGCTGGTAGACTCTGACTCGTTGACACTGCTGCCCATACGCCATCCACCCGATGGCGCCTGAGTTCCCGAATCGACGCCCTGCGTCGCCGGGTGGTGGGTCGATGCGTGTCTACGCTGGAACGTTGGAGGATGTCGATGCCCCGGCTCGTCACGGTGTTCATCACCACCATCATGATGCTTTCCCTGGCCCTGGTGATAACACCCATCGCCGCCGCGGAATCCGACAATTCAACCGTCGTTGCCCGGAACGCAATCGTCATCGACGCGGAATCGGGCGCTGTGCTGTTCGAGCGTGCCGCCGACGAACAGGCGCCGCCGGCCAGCCTCACCAAGATCTTCACCGCCATCGCCTCCGCTGAGATCACCGCGCCGGATCGGCCAATGACCACGACCGATGCCGATCTCGTTGGCGAGGCAAGCATGGGGCTCGTTACCGGCGAGACCGACACATTCACGACACTCCTCCATGGCATGCTGCTATCCAGCGGCAACGACGCGGCGATGACGATTGCCCGAAATCTCTCAGCCACGAATGGCGATCTGGATAACGCCACCGTCGACCCATTCGTCGCCTACACAAACGCC
Protein-coding sequences here:
- the alaS gene encoding alanine--tRNA ligase — protein: MQSREIRQRFVEFFAERGHLHVSSSPLIPRNDPTVLLTTAGMQQMTPYFLGLEQPPANRMTSVQKCFRTVDIDDVGDERHATFFEMLGNFSVGNYFKREAIRYAWDLLTVSYGIPAERLQVTIHPDDDEARQLWMDEVGLAPERIHEDPTNIWGPVGETGPCGPDSELHVDRGAQYGCGEPDCGPNCPRCDRWMELWNLVFMGQFKEADGSFRELERKNIDTGMGLERISMILQNAPTMYETDLHQPMILRAAEIAGVTYGADPTIDRSLRVISDHVRGATFLIMDGVLPGNEGRGYVLRRILRRAVRHARAVGIERPFLVTIVDVVIDRFGGYHPDMITRAGTIRRIVENEEQSFSRTLATGMARFAELVDALRAAGGSTISGEDAFRLYDTYGFPYELTTELAADVGVAVDAEGFAVALEQSRARSRQHVANFADTARDRNQLYARLQPVEFLGYGSTSAEAAVAEIVSADALVEQLDAGQPGELVLDRTPFYGESGGQVGDTGVITTETGVFQVHDTQRPTPTVIVHRGEVSEGFIQRGQVALAAIDAERRDAIRRNHTATHVLHRALRMILGEDTYQAGSLVAPDRLRFDFTSAAPLGPDGIQRATEIANTVLLRDDDVTTDVMSYDDAVARGAMALFGEKYGDLVRMVSIGEFSRELCGGTHVRHAAEIGPIVILSESSIGSGVRRIEALTGRAALEYLQRLQLIATDAARTLHIPVEELAEGLRSLQSSVRDLDRTIDQLRLSLATSDVESIVDTAVEVSGVTVLATRVVAGDRDTMLQIGDRLRDKLRSGVIVLGSEIDDKPALVAMVTRDLTARGVSAGKLIQELAPIIGGRGGGRPELANGGGTDATRLDEALGAVESAVSRQLGG
- the ruvX gene encoding Holliday junction resolvase RuvX; amino-acid sequence: MPKRPYRRKPRRPGAKLIGLDLGERRIGVAISDDTGVIASPDRIIDLRHGSLHDIAALVVDVNATGIVVGLPKGMLGDEGHQARAARDQAAELEQLVTTPIIFWDERLTSAIADRALEQSGMRSRERRDKRDAIAAAIMLQSYLDANPLVSDE
- a CDS encoding site-2 protease family protein; translated protein: MISRPHVFSRRRPIHPIALRGIPVRASPGWITIVVVLTIISADLLAPDGLRQLRHVGFTAAIVAGAIMSLIIHELAHDAVARRRGMHLRAIILSSFGALTDDAYRPENPANEVRVAAAGPAASGILAIVLGACSWIVPGSTFAGEAFRTLALINTSLAILTLLPAYPLDGGRILRAFLWYVSGDLILATRAVGLYGRAIGFGIVLAGLLMLALNGTWSVAAVWLLFAYWSISQAAREGFTRTLIREGGRQVTADEAGLTASRRIAADRTIDAALDEILQSTTSGPLLVQRDGDVIGLVSLAEIQRIPRATWDVVTVGEIASSLDDIPRVGQDTSLVDILDLVDASTGHVALLVVGGRIVGAVTRQLIYERIREHLRAPRDDHMRRNSR
- a CDS encoding cyclic-di-AMP receptor, coding for MKLIIAVVQNEDADAVVDALLENDFRATRLASTGGFLRRGNTTIMIGVQDEQVDHVLDLIRQEARSRSQAQGAGEIQTAAATVFVLDLEEYQRL